In Vitis vinifera cultivar Pinot Noir 40024 chromosome 4, ASM3070453v1, the genomic window TTTAAGTGAGAAGCTGAATTCTGATTTTCTGTTTGAGGACTTACCTTTCAATGTTTGGATCAAAGCCAACAACATAATAAGTCATGAACACCCAAATGGCCACTTCTACAAGTGTGATTGGGATCTTGAGAATCCATGTGGGTAGAGAGTATGCCCATGAAGGATAGAAAAGTAGGTCCCTTTGTTTGTAAAAGACTGGAAGTTTCATGATTGTCAGGGCAAGCTCTGAAAATCCATTAAACATGATCATCATCAACGTGAAGAACATAGAACCCAAAAAAATCCAGCCATCTGCTATCGTTTTCCGTGGCATATCGGTTCTTAGAAATAATGTCATCATTATAAAAGCGAGAAGAATAAGCTGCACATGGAAAAAGAacaataaattacaaaaaattgtttgaaatcAAGAGTTGAACTCCATACAGCTATAAAATTTTGATCTTGTCGTTTatgaaatttttagtattttgatgAATTCTCGGATTCATTTCAATTTTGAACAGAACTGAAAGTTTATTGCATCAATACTACTTACTTGGCtcattttgaaaatgtaaaCAAATGAGTTCCTTTTCATAAGCAAGAGTTCTCTTGATATGCAAGCTTTCAATAGTTCCTTCTTGCTAACACCATACTTCTTAGTCGTTAAAGCAGCGGTGTGGGCCTTGGCCTTGTCAAACGGAATAGCAAGTTCATCACCTAGCCTCCGACCAACATGAAACGATTGAAATGCTTCAGAAAATTCTGTGACGGTAACAAAACTATAAGGTTCACCTCTATGAGCCCAATACTGCTCTTGATCCTTCTTTGATGTCACCTATGGTAGTACCAAACCAAAAGGATCGTAAGTCCATTGGGTTGTAAAGATTAGTAATTGAAATGAGAAAGACAATGTGATTCAGAACTAAAATTACTTCTTGTAAGAAGTCAGCCACTCCTTTTCTCTCGGGACATTTGAAACCCATGTGTTCAAAGAACTCTAGCACATTTTCACGGGGACCTTGATACACAATTTGCCCATCAGAAAGGAGAATTATATCATCGAATAGGTCATAGGTTTCTGGTGCTGGCTGGAGGAGGGAGATAATAGCAGTTCCCTTGAGGATGTGGATGGACTGCCTGATTGAATTTACAATCTGAAAAGTAGTTGAACTGTCCAAACCAGTTGATATCTCATCCATGAAAAGTGCTTTAGCCGGTCCAACCAGCATCTCTCCTGTATCATATTCATCAGAAGTTTTAAAAGAATGAACTCTAGTGCTTGGTGAAGAATTCAGGATTAGGAATAATTTAGCAACACTAGTGATTCAAATTCAGGTATCACATGTGAaaatatcttgaagaaaatgaaattcagCTGTAATCACGAAACATGGCAAGAATCCAGAAACTGTctttatgataaaattaaaatgagatattttatgtttttacctGTTGTGAGTCGCCTTTTTTGCCCGCCAGAGATGCCTCGTACCATTTCATCCCCTACTATAGTATCAGCACAGACTTCAAGTCCCAAGATCTTCAGGTTTCAGAAACAGAAATAGAAACTATTAAGATTTTTGTTGTATGTTTTTCTTCTCAAAACATTCCCATTAGCTTAGattgaatttaatttgataCCTTGAGAATATAGTCTGTAATTAAACTGCCCCCCTGCCCTTTTAGTGCTGCTGCCTATAGATAACATACAAATATCTTTAGATTATGGAAGAATTGATTCATCCACAACAATGATTAGTGACTATAGGGATGAAAATGTCAAAAAGAATGATTCATATAAGGTTTTTTCTGATCAAAATTGATCACCTTCATATAAATATCAATATCTGGATCAGGCTTAATGTTTGCCACCTTCTCTCTTCTTGATAATTCTGCTAACATATCTGCAAATTTTCCAAATATGAAACAAATTGATTCCTAtccattaaaattttttggaggGAGCAAAATGCATCTAAGTTAATGTCTTTGTAACTGACCATAACCGGTTCCAACACCTTGACATCTTGCTGAGAAAGCTAATGTTTCTCTGACAGTCATTTCTCCTATATGGAGATCATATTGACTTATGTAAGCTGAACTCCTCTGTGGAACAAACTCATCCATCCCATGGCCATTGTAGGAAACTCTCCCTGAAAGCTGAAAATTAACAAATACCCATATTATATAACACTAGTCAAACAATTCCCCAAAAACCTTAGTAATGAGAAGTGTTTTCTTACTTTCAGATCTGAGCCAAGTTTTCCTGCCAATGTCAATAACAATGTAGTCTTTCCAGAACTTGGCGGGCCTAAGAGTAGTGTCATCCTGCAAATATTGATCAATGAATCGAGGAGTGGACTGTGCAGTGTCTAATTGGATGAATCCTAATCTAATTTGTCTTCTTACCTGCCAGGCTTGATGATTCCACTAACATCATGGAGGATTGGTAGTGGTTTTTTTCTACTTGGAAGAATGTGAAGATAATTCAAGAACCCCTTTAGGGAGAGAAAAATCATAGCATGAGATTGTTTGCAACTTAAAAGGTTAGAGCATAAGGTATACatacataaattaatataatctaAAAAATGAATTACCTCTAACATATTAGCAGAGAAATTGATTATTGTAGGTAGTGCTCTGCCTCCTATATATGCTTCTGCATCCACTGTTATATGCTCAAACCGAACTTCAATGGTTGGAATATCAAGTCCAACTCTGTTTTAGACAATTAGAAACCAACATAAATACATCATACAAAAAGGCTtcatagaaaagaagaaaaagaaaatagctCAGAATCTCTAGTATTGATGTCATATTATGagcaaaagttttaaaaattttatggaCATCCTTCTGTTTTAAATATGAATAGCAGAGAGACACCATAATAATTAGATTATTAAAAACAATGCTTCTGACACAAAAGAACAGATGAGCATCAAAAGTCCAGATCAATCTGCAAGTTCAAGAACTGAAATTTTCcaacttttataattttggaaagaaagaaaacctacATTCATACATCATAACAAAAATGCATCAAATGCGAAAGAAAAAAGTTGCAGGACTTTCAAACAACCAAATCCTTTTTGAAGTTGAAGATTtgagactttatttttttgtgaagcTTACCGATCAATGCGCTCCTTGAGTTTTAACAAGAACTTCTCATTATCTTCCTCTGCTATTTTCACAAGCCTCTCTAACAAATTCTTTTTCTCAATCAACCCAAGACTTGTTATGTCAATTTCTCTTGCTTTACCCTCTTCTTCAGCAAGTATGCCCCTCCTTATACGTAGATATGTTGGAAGTTTCTCTATAGCAGCCCATTTAAGTGCTTCTTCATCGTCTTCATCTCGAGAAGACCTTGAGAAAACTTCCATGCCACTGTTCCTCCATATGTTAGAACTGCTCAGACGTGCACTGTTGACTCTGTACACATCGCTACTCTCCATTTGGGCCAATCTATTCTACAGTATTCGGCGAAACCTAAAAGATCACAGTAGGTTTTCTCTAAGTTTCATGCCAAATAGggttatatttatgaattttagaGCTGGTGCAGCTCAAATTCAGATATGGAAcggtttctctctctctctctctatctatctcACATACTTTTTTGGATAAgtatctctctctctatctctctctctctcacatacAAACAACAGAACTGAGAAATGTTTCTCTCTGTTCCTTGCTGTCTTTCTGTTTCTCAGTTGGAGGATTATGAGAACATTTGAATTTGTTTGAGGAGAATGATGAGAGAGGGGTACATATATAGCCTTAGAGGACCTACAAAAGGGTCAATTTCTTCATACTTTATTATATTGTGACcataaaaacagagaaaaatgCATATACTATTGAAAAGTTAGAAGTTCATCAAAATGTACTAAGATGCTcacttttacctttttatttttattttattttgtgttacttatttcattttcctcCGTAGAAGGTCTATCATCTTCAAACTTTTTAACCAAAGTTCTAATTTTCTGGGGAAATTTTTCTTCGGTGCTGAATCAGCTTCTATTTCCCAAATTCTGTGTTCATTCCACTACTTTTATCATATTCCTaccaaattttcataatctagaaacaaaaaaagaaaataaaaacattgaagGGGTTTGAAACATTccctagaaaataaaaaatgaaataccaAAGCTTTTGTCAACCAAATTTAGCCTCACTTCAGTTAGATTTCTTTGAAAGTTGAGGACTGTAGTACCATCAGGGACTGGTCTATATATGTACACACATCATGTTTTGGTTAATCCTTCGACTTTAATGGGCTCTTCTCTGTCAAATTAAtattcttctctctttttgagAGAGGGGAGCTACTACTAGTAGATCCATTGATGAGAAAGATTCTTCCAAGGAaacgaaaaagaaaatggaaatggaaacaTATGATGATGTCCTGTTTAGGACCTTCCTTGCATCACACTAATTCCTGGAGGGGccattattttatcatttgttCTCGATTAATGCAAGTATCTCAAGGTGTTCTCCATTGATGTCATGATGCCATTATTTAAATCAtgcattatttttctaatttttgaatCCTGCTATGTCcaaagtctctctctctctctctctctctctctctcttttaatcAGTGTTAGATTTAAATACTGTAACATTTAGATCAACTAGCCATGAGGCACATGCAACATGTCTGATGttgtaatagaaaataaatctaGCTTCTTTCCATGGTGGTTTCCCTTTTCTTTACTtaattgtttattatttattttaaaaatttgcaGCATAAGGAAGAGaaggaaattcttttaaaaGGCACTTCATTAATTGGGTTGAAATTTACAATAAATATATTTCTCTATTTGACTGTTcccttattttttgttcttttccaACAAGTTAATGGTTGAAAAACTAACTTAAAGTTCAAATTCACATTTCTGGATGCACAACACATTGTGAATTACTCTGCAACAACTGTTTTATCTTTTAATACATAGAAAATCTTAATTGTAAATTATGAAGTGCCAGCTAAAACTTAAGTAGCACCTTTCGAAGGAAtctatgcaaaaaaaaaagaaaaaaaagaaaaaagaaaaaaagaagcccaaataaaaaatgactttcCGTGTCAAATGTCAAAAGGTTGGGTGAAGATGTATGTAGAATGGCGGATAgaaattgatttattgagtCACTAACAAATCTTTATGAGATCTCCCCCTATTTTAGTGCAATGCATGTCCTTGCAGATGCTTGAATTGGAAAAAATCCTCTGTTAACAGCTAAAGTACAGTTTATGGCTGAGATGATCTGCTCTGCCATCTTAACAGCTCAGATCTCTTCTCATCCTTCGAGGGTTTGAGCTTCTAGAAACAAAAAGGGTGCCCACTCATTTGGTCTACAGATTCCTCCACATTCAGAAGTCAACaggtcattttttttagtaaagaggttttattctcttttaagTTTTTCTCATTGAACAGAAAACTCTTCTTGGAAAGCAAATGAAAGAAGTGGAAGGCTAAAAACAACTATGCTTACTTAAGCTTTCAGAGGTTTGAGCCTTGAGCACAAAAATAGTGCCAAATCCATTTGGACTTCTGATTTCTCCACATTCATTAGTCAAAAGCTTGtcttcttatttctttctttttcttaagcATTATGTTTGTGTTATTGTTTTTGTTCAACTTCTTAAAGCTTATCTCAATGAAGAGAAGCTATTTCTTTGACAACCGACAAAGGAACAGGATGGCTAAACATTATTGTGCTCTCTCCAGCTTCATCTTACTTCATTTTCCATGCATTTTCCCTATCGTTTCCTTGGGAAAGAATTTCTCTCTGTTCTTTCTTGagaaagaagtaaaacacaCCTCACATGGTCATGTCACCTTTTCTTATGGTCAAAGGCTGCTATTTCTTCCAGGAGAATGATAAATTCTCCTAATCACTTCTTCCACAGATAAGAATAACATGCCTTTGTATACAACTAAAATCTGTGTCTGATTCCTTACTAGGAGAATCTATTCAAAGAGAAGAGTATTACTCTTATTGTGATTGGGTGATGGTCAATAGTCATAAAATAGCAGTTTATGCTAAATTATTTGCATTGTTTCTTCTTTAGATGGTTTCATTCTATAATTAGAATGGTGATAAGATGGACCCAGTTTTTTGACTTATGAAATCTTTTTGTCTGTCATGAACTTCCAGTTATAACAAGGCTTGGTAGGATTAGCAATGGTTAAAATTAATGTCAGAATAAATGATTATTTTGTTCTggaattaatagaaaaagttgatTATTTTAGAGAATCCAAGAAGAGATATTCATTAGCTTCcttcattttaaaattcttagaagggaggaaaaggaaaagttgCAACCATCCGATTTAAGCCTTCACTAGCTTTCCCACATTTGGACACCTAATGGTCATGAAAGTCAGACACCTTTAATCCTATGTTAGTTATTGAATTAATGAACTCAATTTAAGAGGTCAACTGTGCCAAAAAAACCAGTATGATTGTATCATTATTGTGAGTAACTTCATCAAATtagcaaaaaatttataaaccctACTTAAGTTATATGCAAAACACCCAATCCCGACAGTCAATGCTTTTGTTTCAGTGCTATCTAGATTTTCATTTGGATATCCAATATCCACCACCTATGCAAAATCTGACCAAAACCCAACATCAGTACCATCTTGATCTTAGATCAAGGTCCCATGTGTACAAAATCCCCATGGATCCGGAGAAGATTTGTCGGTCCATAGTcaacaattttcttaattttacatGTAGAAACTTGTTCATTTATATGTGAATTATTATTTGATTCAGGGCACATGCGCCTAAATTGGGTGTGTGGTAACATGAACTATGCTACATTGTACATATTCACCTTATTTGATGCTCACAACATTGTTTGAAACCGTTAAATAATCCATATCTCAtgcttatcattttttttataagataataCCCTGGATTAGCATGAAATGGCATGATCCCATTTTAGTCGGAGGCAAGTCTGACATTAAAATGTTACTCTATTGCTAAACTGGTTCTTAGGGAGCAGAACTTTTATTATTCTAAGtctttatttattactattttttgtttgtaatatcaatatatagaatagaAAAATAGTTTAGTGTTATTTAAGCTTTGTTCTGGTTGACTGTCATTCAATGgcaattttgaatttctttgttCATCAAGTATTCATTGTCTGTTTGTATTTTGCTTTTATTCATAtcgatttatttttaaatgagacTATTGCAAGTTGAAGATAGGACAAGAATGGAATAAGGAGATGGTTTGCTCCACGCCAAATATTGTGTAATGGAATCTTCTGTGAAAGAAAATCTGGAGTTTGGCAGATATGAAAAGTTTCTTTTGTTGTAGCCatagcagctgaaaattgcagTGGGAGGTGTCTGATTTCCCTTTAGAGATTAAGAAGTGAAAGTATCATTAGGTGGCACCAAGTGATTGAATGAAATAAGTAGTTTGTTTCATATATTGAAAGGTTTCTAAGCTTATGGGTAGgttgaatgaaataaataatgttGTTCCATATGTTGAAAGTCTCTAGGCTTCTGGGTATGTTGGTGCCTTAGTGGCTGGACCACCTTCAAAGAACATAGTCTAATAGGGAGCCCCATTGAGGATATAAGCCATTGGGCTTGAGCATATTCTATGATCAATCATCAGATTCCTTTATGCTAAGTGCCACACATCCAATATAGAAATTGATGTGAAAGATGAGTTTTGGAAgagagtgattttttttattaaggatGACTACGAGACATGTGGAACAAACctaccaaataaaaaaaaaaaaaaccagagaCATGTTGAACAAATGTGATCAACTTTGTTTTAACTCTCATTTTCTATAACTTTTTCTAGGTAGGGATTAACTTATTCTGAgatgtaaaattttttaaaatcatactAAAAGATGCTTCTCTATTCAACCCAATGTTTTCCATATATACTAATATTCTCGAAGAAGCTCAAAGAGAGTAGTGAACTCAATTGGAATCTTTCGTACATTTGGTTTGTTGTTATTTAATTTGTGATgtgtatatatgtatacatCGCTAATTGATAGAATATCACCATGATCACTATTAGGAAAAATCCAAAccttcaaaataattcaaatatagaaataaattttaatggaatagataattttttttttcctttttgtaaaaTCAAATTGGCATGCAAACCAAGCAATAAGCAAatgaaataggaaaaataaatcaatgtgATACACAAAGATCAAGATGCATGTGAGACATCCTCTAATATGACAAGAAATAAGTGAAGTCCACTCAAATCTTCCAATAATATAAATTGATGGGTTACAACTAGTTATTCTTTAGTAATAAAAACCAATTATCAACTAATTATCCAACGGTGaattttagtaaatattatcaaatttaaaCGTTTGGATTTCACTAAGATATAAGtaataaaagaggaaaaataatgatttaaatcaatagATGAATTGTCATCAGCAACacactaaaattttaataagagtcactatttctttcttttctctctctccatttTTTCAGCTCTTAGGTGTTGCACaacccttctttttcttttatttttatttatttaagttagTGGATCCTACCACTACCATGTTCCTAACAATCATCGACATTGttaatgttttgattttgatcataAAGATCGTAGAATGGGGTTGGATGATTCCTATATTTATACCCTTttcaatctttcttttcttaaacTACTCTTATGTCATATAACAATTGAATGTTTGAAAATCCTTGATATAAGTGGCTAGACATAACCTTGAAATAATCATCGTATGGTGTAGTTATTAATATTGATGTCTCAACATTGAATAGGTCGTTGtttgtttgacatttggatAGAGATGAATGTacaattattattcaaatttaaGAGTTtagataaaagttaaaaaacttTTTGACTTCAAATTTTAAGTGAACTAAAGAATTCAAacaaaagacaaagaaaacataaacaatattttctaaatgttACTAGACTAAATTAATAAGGAAGGGATGAATGTGTACCTTTTCATTGTTCTAAGGGTTAAACCAATTATAAGATTACACTTTGTGTGTTGGATGGAAAAGGTATTGAATGGTGCTTTGTTTCATCACAATGTTGATCTAATGTTCAATTCAGAATCTTAGgcatagattttgaaaaacctatacaacctaattttttagtaaattttatatgtatCTCTAGTTAGAATTTTAATAGATCCATAAATAACTATATCACCATCCAGCGTTTGTAGTCCAACGGTTAGGATAATTGCCTTCCAAGCAATAGACCCGGGTTCGACTCCCGGCAGACGCATCTACCATTTTGGTTTATGCGAATCTTTATATGCTTCAGTTTTGTTTTTAGGGTAGCATAAGAGAAATGGTGAAGCAGAAAGCAGTGGTTCCCACTGGCCCCATTCCATGTGGGGTTGTGGTTGAAGGCATGCATGAACTTGGAAGCGTTCATGGAGATTGGTGGTGGGTAGGGAGGGAACAAAATCAACTTTGGAAATATGCTCATAGTCATCAATCACAAGATGCTCTCCACAATCATCTCAATCTCTTTATACTAATTAATTTAATGGAGGTTGAGCTTCTGCCTCACTGATATCACATTACGTTCAGTACTTAAATAGAATGCTCCTGAACCAGTCAAGCAtataatgaattattttctgTTTCTATATATACATTAAACAATTCAATACTCCAAATGACTTCAGCCATGAAATCAGCAGATTATGGGGCAGGTCATTCAAACTGAAGTTGTTGCTGGCTTTTGCGACCATGACACCCCATTCCCAAATAAAGCTACAATGCAGACACGCCTACttttgatcttttcttttaaaattttttaatttggcatctcaaaaaaataaagtattggAAAGAATTCAAAGTTAGTAGGAAAGAGATATCATTGTGATTCCTTTCTGCTCCTGTATGAGGGAGTGCTGTCTATGATTGATTATGTAGAGTAAATCTTGGTttccattttgaaaaaattgattcGAGTATGTATAGAGAAGGTTGGCCATGGGCACTACAACCACCAGGACAAACTCAATTGCTGACCCATATTGATTCATGGACACTTGATCAAATTTTCTTGCATGCCAAACGGTACTTCCTTGGTTTAAGGGACTTAGAGAAATACAAACTAGTCTGCATattctttcttgtctttgaaCATTAGTTTTTGTTGAATCCCATTAAGATAGTGGGGGAAAAGCTTAAAACACGGACATCTTTACACAGCTTAACAGCCTCATTCTCTGGAAGTGTAACCATTACGACCCTGCTCAATGGTCCTTCCTCTGGTGGCGCCGGAAGGATCAAAACCTGCCCCTTTGTGGATACTGGCTCGATGTGATATGAAACCCTAACCGGTGCATACCCTTCTTCAAACTTGGCTGAATATGGTTCCACATCCTCTAAGTTTGTACAAATGAGATGCTCACAACCACCCATCAGTACTGAAGACCGGTTACTATCACACTCCAGCCATTGGATTAAATCCATGATCTCCTCACTGTCCATCTTCTCCATCACTCCTCGTATAGCCATAGCAGCTTTTGATATTTCATGTCTATTGAAATCCCCTCCACGCACAGCATTGTACACCATACAGTTGCCAAAGAACCCTTCATCAAGACCTAATACCTTTCTCATATCTAAACATATAGACATGTTTATAAGCCCTTCTCTCCATCCTTTGACATTACTAATACAAGTCCAGAACAGCCCAGCTAGAGCCTCGAATGGGGAGGGAAATATTGGGGTCCCATGGGCTTCAGGATGAGTTCTGGCCATTTCCATGCAGGCTTGCACCATAGGGTTTGTAAATAGTAGGGCTATTGTTGTGTATTTTGTGTTGGTGACAGGGGTTGAGTTGTCTAGGGAGGATTTGTAATGGTTGATTAAGTGGGTGTAGGGGTTGTGGTTGATACTATTGACTGGCCTAATTAGTGGCAAGGACGAGTGAAAGAGAGGGGGATTAGGCATTTCACCTAGTAACGAGGTGTCGGCCCAGGCCTTAATAATCATGGTTGCGCAAATGGGATCGGCTAGAAGATGGGTGCAGCTAAAGCCAATTGCTAGCCCACCTTCTTCAAATTCAGTCAGCTGCAATGCAAAAACAGAAGTCACTATTATTAAGAAAACGTTTTCTATTATTAAGACCggttaatatatttgaattgttttcaatttttcacttattttaaaaaataattatataaatatagagagGGATTGAAAATAAAGCAATGCATATAAGACAggtttaaaaaacatttaaaacatttaaaataggCCACAAAATTTTAGTcatacaaaatataataaaaatagttctaaaagaTTAAATGtatatttggtaactatttttaaaaataattttgaaaaatagtttttgaaaactatcctttaatttttataggCACAAAATctgtttaaaaacatttaatatgtttttaaaatttttattttaaaaataatttttatattcattttttttaatcatttatatgtttgtataattatttcttaaaacaactctcagaaaacaagtgaaaatagaaaactaaaagATCTTATTTGAAAACTctctgttttatatttttaaaatagaaaacggtttttggttgtcaaacatattttctgtgttttttgttctgaagaatagaaaactattttaaaaaataatttacaaaaagaCACTAAGTCTTTGCTTGGTaactgttattaaaaaaaaaaaaattattctttaaaacaaagaaagcaaaaaaaaaaaaaaaaacatatttaacaataaaaaaaataaaaaatagatttctattcttaaaaacagaaactaaaaattttcaaagaatatattttagttatttaaaactatttttattagtCTTTTTAGGgttgttataaaaattaattatataaatgtagaaaatgattaaaaataaaacatttataaatgatatttttaaaatatatttaaaaacatgaaaaatatgtcaaaaatattttgatttcaaacaaacttttattctataaaagattaaaaaatagttttgataaaaaactatattttaaaattattttcgaaatcACTTTTCAGACAGAGCTTAAAgtgcgtttggtagtgattt contains:
- the LOC100245757 gene encoding protein ECERIFERUM 26-like; this encodes MHFPKNSSMAEISYICKRTVVSTKPVQPGKTHPLSALDRAMDHNRVRIVYYYRTPPGREVGEVTKRLRETISEMLTSFPMVTGRLQRNEEGQWVVKCNDAGVRMVEARAKGSVGEWLKSVDREKELKLVHWEDMFHKIYFWSTFYVQLTEFEEGGLAIGFSCTHLLADPICATMIIKAWADTSLLGEMPNPPLFHSSLPLIRPVNSINHNPYTHLINHYKSSLDNSTPVTNTKYTTIALLFTNPMVQACMEMARTHPEAHGTPIFPSPFEALAGLFWTCISNVKGWREGLINMSICLDMRKVLGLDEGFFGNCMVYNAVRGGDFNRHEISKAAMAIRGVMEKMDSEEIMDLIQWLECDSNRSSVLMGGCEHLICTNLEDVEPYSAKFEEGYAPVRVSYHIEPVSTKGQVLILPAPPEEGPLSRVVMVTLPENEAVKLCKDVRVLSFSPTILMGFNKN